One stretch of Mycteria americana isolate JAX WOST 10 ecotype Jacksonville Zoo and Gardens chromosome 16, USCA_MyAme_1.0, whole genome shotgun sequence DNA includes these proteins:
- the LOC142417856 gene encoding ATP-binding cassette sub-family A member 10-like — protein sequence MKTLQRNMSVFQQTKILLWKNVLTKWRMKMQSFQEWMFSLLFLPLTFIVCMFMVNIPYPEVPYSYLGRLDDPAYDASGVTIAFTPITVTTRQIMNKVALNSVMTGIKLEALDNEKALEEAWISNNEIIGVVFKDNFSYHLRFPTGNVVIPNDNFGYIDDCYNFSSQYCYSPMYWYKGFLSLQSSIDAAIIEAVTNHSVWDEMKSIAGVRMKSRSAISSITLQHGYFMITVVMCFSPFMYFLSMNVVREKKKLKVLMKTMGLQDIAFWLSWSLLYAVYVMVLSCLLTALVVQDAFYLSSFPAILLLFFLYGLACIHLVFMLCSLLRTSKLASSIGFLITFLFGCLSLVVLIENLPEPLKWFLGLFCPFAFNAGIAKVFHLEEYGIGFSFSNLIEESYFLFSTYIMLVFDSVLYMLLAMYFDKVLPGKYGIPDPPFFCLKPSYWVRRRRGSTRETPRTAASPEELLGDGVEPVPPEFMGKEAIRLNNIKKAYKKKDKKTEALRGLSLNIYEGQITALLGHSGAGKTTLLNVLSGLALPSEGSATIYNYKLSEIGDREEIREMIGICPQFNIQFEVLTVKENLKTFAEIKGIKSKDVEREVQNILELLDISNIQDTQAEKLSGGQKRKLCIGIAMLGNPQVLFLDEPTAGLDPLSRHQVWSLLKEHRAGRVILFSTQFMDEADILADRKAFISHGRLKCVGSSLFLKKKWGIGYHLRIHVSESCDLENVTSLVKRYIPNVIFSGHSQYELRYKLPLENVNKFPDLFSGLDSCSNQGIINYGVSMTTLEDVFLRLEEEDSVDQEDERVLGEEWAEAGLQCPDETETGSLLLSDSGEAAVSDLALWRQQVSAMAWVHFLKLKSSVKNLRSILLLYAVFLLPLVLQLSLVAAWQSVSAWELSSAQYFLPLGKRALSETTSLLVHNNTGAGIEDFIHTLESQDLTVEITSEENITEELEHNGAIKVSHEGQSYRFTVLCHVEAINCFPVLVNIISNALLRALNSTVHIRIWNHPFLSIDDLQFWDYFVSFYLIYMLLLFPGFPPHFAMGYMQDYKVGAHAQLRISGLFPSAYWCGQALVDIPLCWLLLFSMFGLLFAMSNRISRSIDSLFLLITGTFGYGISIVLFIYLISFVFRKGWNCDFWSFILIVVCFVSYIITRVMEFATDARVSLYVVSLLIPVYPLLAVMIDCQQNREMLIEDAEIFGVTPRNDVLIAVFAPYIHSVGFIFLLRYLEIKYGGTVLRKDPIFRISPKRESSHQHPEELEEEDEDVKAERAAVRNAIAAPSHEEKSVIIVSNLCKEYKIKQAGSVFKKKKKMATKNVSFCVKKGEVLGLLGPNGAGKSTAIKMITGEMALTAGQVLMKRSDGATSHLQDQAPASLGYCPQEDPLWPDLTVHEHLRVYAAVKGVCKEDMAATVNRIVNALQLQDYLKKKTRKLSAGITRKLCFAVSVLGNPTVLLLDEPSTGMDPNGQRCVWKMTRAALKTKETGAILTTHYMEEAEAVCDRVAIMVSGQLRCIGSIQYLKNKFGKGYLLEIKVKDPECTDLLHAEILRIFPSAARQERFPSLLVYKVPMEDALPLSQSFSKLEEAKRNFNLEEYSFSLNTLAQVFLELSREQEKDNFDLTLDGTFEWKQLQQEDC from the exons ATGAAGACGCTTCAGAGAAATATGAGTGTATTCCAGCAAACTAAAATTCTTTTGTGGAAAAATGTACTTACCAAGTGGAGGATGAAAATGCAGAGCTTTCAg GAGTGGATGTTCTCTCTGCTCTTTCTGCCGCTGACGTTCATAGTGTGCATGTTCATGGTGAACATCCCCTACCCCGAAGTGCCTTACAGCTACCTTGGGCGGCTAGATGATCCTGCCTATGATGCCTCTGGGGTCACCATCGCTTTTACACCCATCACTGTGACCACAAGGCAGATAATGAATAAAGTGGCCTTGAACTCCGTAATGACAG GTATAAAACTAGAGGCACTGGACAATGAGAAAGCCCTGGAGGAAGCCTGGATTTCGAATAATGAAATTATAGGGGTTGTATTTAAAGACAACTTCTCCTATCACCTCAGGTTTCCTACTGGGAATGTGGTTATTCCAAATGACAACTTTGGATACATAG ATGACTGTTACAATTTCTCATCGCAGTACTGTTACAGCCCAATGTACTGGTACAAAGGCTTCCTGTCCCTGCAGTCCAGCATCGATGCTGCTATTATAGAG GCGGTGACAAATCATTCTGTTTGGGATGAAATGAAATCAATTGCTGGTGTCCGCATGAAGTCCCGAAGTGCCATCTCCTCAATTACATTACAGCACGGTTATTTCATGATTACTGTTGTGATGTGTTTCTCTCCGTTCATGTATTTCTTATCAATGAATGTtgtaagagaaaagaagaagCTCAAAGTATTGATGAAGACAATGGGGCTGCAGGATATTGCATTTTG GCTCTCCTGGAGTCTGCTGTATGCTGTTTACGTGATGGTCCTCTCCTGCCTGCTAACAGCTCTCGTGGTGCAGGATGCTTTCTACCTCAGCAGCTTCCCTGCAATCTTACTGCTGTTTTTCCTGTATGGCCTAGCATGT ATCCACCTGGTTTTCATGCTCTGCTCCCTCTTACGGACCTCCAAACTTGCCAGCTCCATAGGGTTCCTCATCACCTTTCTCTTCGGATGCCTGAGCCTTGTGGTGCTGATAGAAAATCTCCCAGAACCATTGAAGTGGTTTCTCGGACTCTTCTGTCCTTTTGCATTTAATGCTGGCATTGCAAAG gttttccatTTAGAAGAATATGgaattggtttttctttttctaaccttATAGAGGAATCATACTTTTTATTTTCGACTTACATTATGCTGGTCTTTGACTCAGTCTTGTACATGCTGTTAGCTATGTATTTCGACAAAGTTCTGCCAG GCAAATACGGCATCCCAGATCCCCCTTTTTTCTGCCTGAAGCCTTCGTACTGGGTGCGGAGGAGGAGAGGCTCCACCAGGGAGACGCCCAGAACTGCCGCGAGCCCTGAGGAGCTCCTTGGTGATGGTGTAGAGCCAGTGCCCCCCGAATTCATGGGGAAGGAGGCCATCAG ACTcaacaatattaaaaaagcatataaaaagaaggacaagaagaCAGAAGCTTTAAGAG GtttgtctttaaatatttacGAGGGTCAGATCACTGCCTTACTCGGCCACAGTGGGGCTGGAAAGACAACACTGTTAAACGTGCTCAGTGGACTCGCTTTGCCTTCTGAAG GCTCTGCAACCATATACAACTACAAACTCTCTGAAATAGGAGATAGGGAAGAGATTAGAGAGATGATTGGCATTTGCCCACAATTCAACATACAGTTTGAAGTcttaacagtgaaagaaaacttgaaaacttttgcagaaatcAAGGGCATCAAATCCAAAGACGTAGAGCGAGAG GTGCAAAACATTTTGGAACTGCTGGATATCAGTAACATTCAAGACACTCAAGCTGAGAAACTGAGTGGTGGGCAGAAACGGAAGCTATGCATTGGAATAGCCATGCTCGGAAACCCCCAG GTTTTGTTCCTGGATGAGCCAACGGCTGGGTTGGATCCTCTTTCCAGGCACCAGGTGTGGAGCCTCCTCAAGGAACACAGAGCTGGACGGGTGATCCTGTTCAGTACCCAGTTCATGGACGAGGCCGATATCCTGGCGG accGCAAGGCTTTTATCTCGCACGGGAGGCTGAAGTGTGTCGGTTCTTCTCTGTTCTTGAAGAAAAAATGGGGGATTGGCTATCATTTAAG GATCCATGTCAGTGAGTCTTGTGACTTAGAGAACGTGACATCTCTGGTTAAACGGTACATCCCCAATGTCATATTCTCAGGACACAGTCAATATGAGCTGAGATATAAACTGCCATTAGAAAACGTGAATAAATTCCCAG ATCTGTTCAGTGGCCTCGACAGCTGCTCCAACCAGGGAATTATCAATTACGGAGTTAGCATGACAACCCTGGAGGATGTCTTCCTGAGACTGGAGGAAGAAGACTCAGTGGATCAAGAAG ATGAGCGTGTCCTTGGGGAGGAGTGGGCAGAAGCAGGACTGCAGTGCCCCGATGAGACGGAGAcgggctccctgctgctctcgGACAGCGGGGAGGCGGCAGTCAGCGACTTGGCTCTCTGGAGGCAGCAGGTCTCTGCCATGGCATGGGTGCACTTCTTAAAGCTTAAGAGTTCAGTGAAAAACCTGCGGTCAAT TTTGCTGCTCTATGCGGTTTTTCTGCTTCCTCTGGTTTTGCAACTGTCGCTGGTTGCTGCCTGGCAGAGTGTGAGTGCCTGGGAGCTCTCATCTGCGCAGTACTTCTTGCCCCTGGGGAAGAGGGCTCTCTCGGAGACAACCAGCCTCCTGGTCCACAACAACACGG GTGCAGGCATTGAAGATTTTATCCACACACTTGAGAGCCAAGATCTCACAGTGGAAATAACAAGCGAGGAAAATATCACAGAGGAGCTAGAACACAATGGGGCGATAAAAGTGTCTCACGAAGGCCAG AGCTACAGGTTTACCGTATTATGCCACGTGGAGGCCATCAACTGCTTCCCGGTGCTTGTGAACATCATTAGTAACGCTCTGCTGAGAGCCCTCAATTCCACCGTGCACATTCGGATCTGGAATCATCCATTTTTATCT atagATGATCTACAATTCtgggattattttgtttctttttacctcATTTATATGCTGTTGTTATTCCCTGGTTTTCCTCCTCACTTTGCAATGGGCTACATGCAGGATTACAAG GTGGGAGCTCATGCCCAGCTGCGGATCTCGGGGCTCTTTCCCTCAGCGTACTGGTGTGGCCAGGCACTGGTGGACATCCCACTGTGCTGGCTCCTTCTTTTCTCAATGTTCGGGCTTCTGTTCGCAATGAGCAACAGGATTTCCAGGAGCATTGACAGCCTCTTCTTGCTG atcaCGGGTACTTTTGGCTATGGAATTTCTATCGTTCTCTTCATCTACTTGATCTCCTTCGTCTTTCGCAAAGGATGGAACTGTGATTTTTGGTCTTTTATCCTGATAGTG gtatgCTTTGTTTCTTATATCATCACCAGAGTCATGGAGTTTGCAACTGATGCTAGAGTGTCCCTCTACGTTGTGTCTCTCTTGATTCCCGTGTACCCACTGCTGGCTGTAATGATCGACTGCCAGCAG AATAGAGAGATGCTTATAGAAGACGCTGAGATATTTGGTGTGACTCCAAGGAATGATGTACTAATAGCTGTCTTTGCa CCTTATATCCATTCTGTgggcttcatttttcttcttcgaTATTTGGAGATAAAATATGGAGGAACAGTTCTGAGAAAGGACCCAATATTTAG GATTTCCCcaaaaagagaaagcagccaCCAGCACCCCGAGGAGcttgaagaggaagatgaagatgttaaagctgaaagagcagcagtgagaaaCGCCATAGCGGCTCCGAGTCACGAGGAG AAATCAGTCATTATTGTCAGCAATCTGTGCAAGgaatataaaataaagcaagctggtTCCGtttttaagaagaagaagaaaatggccaccaaaaatgtttccttctgtgtTAAAAAGG GAGAAGTATTAGGACTTCTGGGGCCCAATGGAGCTGGTAAAAGCACAGCTATCAAAATGATCACTGGAGAGATGGCACTGACTGCTGGGCAG GTGCTGATGAAGAGGAGCGATGGAGCGACCTCCCATCTCCAGGACCAGGCGCCTGCCTCCCTGGGGTACTGCCCGCAGGAGGACCCGCTCTGGCCAGACCTCACCGTGCACGAGCACCTGCGGGTCTACGCGGCCGTGAAAGGGGTGTGCAAGGAGGATATGGCTGCTACTGTCAACCG AATAGTGAATGCTCTGCAGCTtcaagactatttaaaaaaaaaaaccagaaagctctCTGCTGGGATAACCCGaaag CTGTGCTTCGCAGTGAGCGTGCTGGGCAACCCGACGGTCCTGCTCCTGGACGAGCCCTCAACTGGCATGGACCCCAATGGGCAGCGCTGTGTCTG GAAAATGACTCGTGCCGCCCTGAAAACCAAGGAGACAGGAGCCATTCTGACAACGCACTACATGGAGGAGGCAGAGGCGGTGTGCGACCGCGTGGCCATCATGGTGTCCGGGCAGCTACG gTGCATTGGCTCCATTCAGTACCTGAAGAACAAGTTTGGCAAAGGCTATCTGCTGGAAATTAAAGTCAAGGACCCAGAGTGCACTGATCTTCTTCATGCTGAGATTTTGAGGATTTTCCCAAGTGCAGCCCGTCAGGAGAG gttCCCCTCTTTGCTGGTCTACAAGGTTCCAATGGAAGATGCATTGCCCCTGTCTCAGTCTTTCTCCAAGCTAGAGGAAG CCAAACGAAACTTCAACCTCGAGGAGTACAGCTTCTCTTTGAATACTTTGGCTCAG GTGTTTTTGGAACTCTCCCGAGAGCAGGAAAAGGATAATTTTGATCTGACTTTGGATGGGACTTTCGAATGGAAACAACTTCAGCAGGAGGACTGTTGA